A DNA window from Calliphora vicina chromosome 1, idCalVici1.1, whole genome shotgun sequence contains the following coding sequences:
- the LOC135955132 gene encoding myb-like protein AA isoform X2: MSTHQQKQQQQQQHQRQIDVIMTSMQQQHQQQTKLEQHSKPILSPTRSLDEGFESDPDRVSTDSEHPTSGTTQHNQHANATNNNSNNNINNNSSNNTCSTSSNSNSCSNISKQHQQHNVGSTLAQLSSAATGGLSANADLSSSSNTSSSLLTAGHVANKTMDLSKTRLAAMGAPQIIRRPPNVAAMQLHHHQQQQQQHQHQQQQLLQQQLLDKYYKDRRGSSDNKFIQQMNMQNAARISSTPSSSTAAASSSSSSSLSSAAACATSNAGGLTAASSQVMGSPQTVQRLQYQKQRQPVVASSAAVHNHRYAPGGSNVANSNGGFRRAKTRAMSPSVLKTNTNANNSRQLLLMPRGSAIRSHSVDAITRHRQHQHQQQQHQQLQLQQQQLLAAHNYDPSNALILKHEGSGTTSSSACNTNTTTRMQHYKFPGNSVNGGCSSLTPGSTTQALLVQPISSATLSASAVALPPATTVLNTGNVGDAAAALVAAAGGSPVIASSTNSLYTFYPAEGNLQVWQSECGDLTYKSSRNLLTHKAPVCWTQSIPRQTRR, encoded by the coding sequence atgTCAACACATcagcaaaaacaacagcaacaacagcagcaccaACGTCAAATCGATGTAATAATGACGTCCATGCAGcagcaacaccaacaacaaacaaaactgGAACAACATTCGAAACCCATCTTAAGCCCCACACGATCCCTTGATGAAGGTTTTGAAAGTGATCCGGATCGTGTTTCAACGGATTCAGAGCATCCAACAAGTGGAACGACTCAACACAATCAACATGCAAATGCTACAaataacaatagcaacaacaacatcaataataatAGTAGCAATAATACCTGTAGTACTAGTAGTAATAGCAATAGTTGTAGTAACATTAGTAAGCAACACCAACAACACAATGTTGGTTCTACTTTGGCACAATTGTCATCGGCAGCTACTGGTGGCTTGTCAGCCAATGCTGATTTGTCATCATCGTCTAATACATCTTCATCACTATTGACTGCGGGACATGTTGCTAATAAAACAATGGATTTATCCAAAACCAGGTTGGCTGCAATGGGAGCACCACAAATCATTCGCCGTCCACCCAATGTGGCTGCCATGCAGctacatcatcatcaacagcaacaacaacaacatcaacaccAACAACAGCAATTGCTGCAACAACAATTATTAGATAAATACTATAAAGATAGAAGAGGCTCCAGCGACAACAAGTTTATACAACAAATGAATATGCAAAATGCCGCACGTATTTCTTCTACACCATCTTCATCTACGGCCGCTGCATCGtcatcctcatcatcatcattatcgtcGGCGGCTGCTTGTGCAACATCGAATGCTGGAGGCTTAACGGCTGCCAGCTCTCAAGTCATGGGCTCACCACAAACTGTGCAACGTTTGCAATACCAAAAGCAACGGCAACCTGTGGTAGCATCTTCGGCAGCTGTACACAATCATCGTTACGCGCCAGGCGGAAGTAATGTGGCCAACAGTAATGGCGGCTTTAGACGGGCCAAAACTAGAGCCATGTCACCATCTGTACTCAAGACCAATACAAATGCCAATAACTCCCGCCAACTGCTGTTAATGCCTCGTGGCTCAGCCATACGTTCGCACTCGGTCGATGCCATTACACGTCACAGACAACATCAGCACCAGCAACAACAGCACCAACAATTACAGCTCCAGCAGCAACAACTGCTAGCTGCCCACAACTATGATCCCTCGAATGCTCTAATTTTGAAACATGAAGGTTCTGGTACTACAAGCAGCTCGGCTTGCAACACCAACACCACCACACGCATGCAACATTACAAGTTTCCTGGTAACTCTGTCAATGGCGGTTGCTCTTCTCTAACACCCGGTTCTACAACACAGGCGCTACTCGTGCAGCCAATATCAAGTGCTACATTGTCAGCTAGTGCCGTGGCTCTACCGCCCGCCACCACCGTTTTGAATACGGGCAATGTTGGTGATGCCGCTGCTGCCTTGGTGGCAGCAGCTGGTGGATCACCAGTAATTGCCTCATCCACAAATAGTTTGTATACATTCTATCCAGCTGAGGGTAATCTACAAGTATGGCAGTCCGAATGTGGTGATTTGACATATAAGTCATCGCGTAATCTACTAACGCATAAGGCACCAGTTTGTTGGACCCAGTCTATACCAAGGCAAACAAGACG